A genomic segment from Desulfonatronum lacustre DSM 10312 encodes:
- a CDS encoding acylphosphatase produces the protein MTRSLNCVFAGKSASAIPGGDFKEWIVNEANNLAVTGWVRSLHDDRLEVLAQGTEENLEKFRVHLLQGPPFSKVENLECKWIEYEKAFSSFELRQ, from the coding sequence ATGACTCGAAGTCTCAATTGTGTTTTTGCCGGCAAGTCCGCAAGTGCGATTCCTGGCGGTGATTTCAAAGAGTGGATTGTGAACGAAGCTAATAATCTTGCCGTCACCGGCTGGGTCCGCAGCTTGCATGATGATCGCCTTGAAGTCCTGGCCCAGGGTACCGAAGAGAACCTTGAGAAATTCCGTGTCCATCTTCTTCAGGGCCCGCCCTTCAGCAAGGTGGAAAACCTGGAATGCAAGTGGATCGAATATGAAAAGGCATTTTCTTCCTTTGAGCTTCGACAGTAG
- a CDS encoding flavodoxin family protein, protein MKALAVNGSPRKGGNTEILLRNVLAPLEQAGWETRLLQVGGGKVGGCIACYKCFENKDMRCAVTKDGCNDVLTEAWTADALIFGSPTYFTDVSAEMKALLDRLGLVSVANGGALRGKIGAAVVAVRRGGGTHVFDTINHMFLMSSMIVPGSSYWNLGFGLNKGDVLQDAEGLQNMRHLGRTIDWLGQAIKPHQADFPSTVGSGEETTE, encoded by the coding sequence ATGAAAGCCTTGGCCGTAAATGGAAGCCCCAGGAAAGGTGGAAACACGGAAATCCTCTTGCGCAACGTTCTGGCCCCACTTGAGCAAGCCGGCTGGGAGACGCGACTGCTTCAGGTCGGAGGAGGAAAGGTCGGCGGCTGCATCGCCTGTTACAAGTGTTTCGAGAACAAGGATATGCGCTGCGCGGTGACCAAGGATGGCTGCAACGACGTTCTGACCGAGGCGTGGACCGCGGATGCGTTGATTTTCGGATCTCCGACCTACTTCACCGACGTCAGCGCCGAAATGAAGGCTCTGCTGGATCGCCTCGGCCTGGTCAGCGTGGCCAACGGCGGCGCGTTGCGAGGCAAGATCGGGGCGGCCGTGGTCGCTGTCCGGCGAGGCGGCGGGACGCACGTCTTCGACACCATCAATCACATGTTTTTGATGTCGTCCATGATCGTTCCAGGCTCGTCCTACTGGAATCTGGGCTTCGGCCTGAACAAAGGAGACGTTCTTCAGGACGCGGAGGGCCTACAAAACATGCGGCACCTCGGCCGGACCATCGATTGGCTGGGTCAGGCCATCAAGCCGCACCAAGCCGACTTCCCGTCGACGGTTGGCTCAGGCGAAGAGACGACGGAATAA